The following are encoded in a window of Methanobrevibacter ruminantium M1 genomic DNA:
- a CDS encoding CRISPR-associated protein Cas4, translating to MLSISTIKTYMFCPLKLYFQSEIDEIYDEEEYFVPKTLKDLRIDIQDLLHKNLRLVKKDMELKEIEETLSKGVFNQIETTFEIIEELNETKKEKERREKSSIYKDSNIEFLDEDRQILNASLEDNDGTLEDLDNEEDEIKKLKDEIIDEVNLNLKILSLKASQAMKNLEKDGNEIQNLFFQSSMYNTLIRDLGIDLIGVIDKIEVEKGKYFPILLKTSNPPSKGVWQSDEIELIANALLVEGEFNTYITVGFVEYLKIGERRPIVIDTFARKKFFKLLTKINKIVEDGEIPHVKTSVKKCRNCEYRELCEKA from the coding sequence ATGTTAAGTATTTCAACAATTAAGACATATATGTTTTGTCCTTTGAAACTCTATTTTCAAAGTGAAATAGATGAAATCTATGACGAAGAAGAGTATTTTGTTCCAAAGACCTTGAAAGATCTAAGAATTGACATTCAAGACCTTTTACACAAGAACCTAAGACTTGTAAAAAAGGATATGGAATTAAAAGAAATCGAAGAGACATTGTCAAAAGGAGTTTTCAATCAAATTGAAACTACCTTCGAGATAATTGAAGAGCTAAACGAAACTAAAAAAGAAAAAGAAAGAAGAGAAAAGTCTTCAATCTATAAGGATTCAAATATAGAATTTTTAGACGAAGACAGACAGATTCTCAATGCATCCCTTGAAGATAATGATGGAACTCTTGAAGACTTGGATAATGAAGAAGATGAAATCAAGAAGCTGAAAGATGAAATCATCGATGAAGTAAACTTAAATCTAAAAATCCTCTCATTGAAAGCTTCACAAGCTATGAAGAACCTTGAAAAGGATGGAAACGAAATTCAGAATTTATTCTTCCAAAGTTCCATGTACAACACTCTAATTAGGGATTTGGGAATAGATTTGATTGGAGTCATAGACAAAATCGAAGTGGAAAAGGGAAAATATTTCCCAATTTTATTAAAAACTTCAAATCCTCCATCAAAAGGAGTTTGGCAGTCAGATGAAATAGAGCTAATTGCAAATGCATTGCTGGTTGAAGGAGAATTCAATACATACATTACTGTAGGATTCGTAGAATATTTAAAAATAGGCGAACGCAGACCTATAGTCATTGACACCTTTGCAAGGAAAAAGTTCTTTAAGCTTTTAACCAAAATTAACAAAATTGTTGAAGACGGAGAGATTCCTCATGTGAAAACAAGTGTTAAAAAGTGCAGAAACTGTGAATACAGAGAGTTGTGTGAAAAGGCTTAA
- a CDS encoding DUF5612 domain-containing protein, with the protein MSSISLTITTKEEKGVLDEITDVLTSHGVNISYVHLYVKEDVGTLNLELENINELDELIRDLKSKDFILDIEIHGSLNDIFGKRVLIFGGGAQVSQVAVGAITEADRHNIRGERISVDTIPLVGEANITEAVEAVSRLPRVGVLVLAGSLMGGKITEAVRKIKEEHEDIIIITLNMPGSVTKEADLIVTDPIQAGVMAVMAVASTAVFDVKRLKGNNKF; encoded by the coding sequence ATGAGTAGTATTTCATTAACAATTACAACTAAAGAAGAGAAAGGAGTTTTAGATGAGATAACTGATGTTCTCACCAGTCATGGAGTCAACATATCCTATGTTCATCTTTATGTCAAGGAGGATGTAGGAACTTTAAATCTTGAACTTGAAAATATCAATGAGCTTGATGAACTTATAAGGGATTTAAAATCTAAGGATTTCATTTTGGATATAGAAATTCATGGCTCATTAAATGATATTTTCGGTAAAAGGGTTCTTATCTTTGGTGGCGGTGCACAGGTTTCCCAAGTAGCTGTAGGTGCTATTACAGAAGCTGATAGGCATAATATACGTGGAGAGCGCATTAGTGTAGACACTATTCCTTTAGTTGGCGAAGCAAATATTACAGAAGCTGTTGAAGCTGTTAGTCGTTTGCCTAGGGTAGGCGTATTGGTTCTTGCAGGTTCTCTAATGGGGGGTAAGATTACCGAAGCTGTTAGAAAGATAAAAGAAGAACATGAAGATATTATTATAATAACTTTAAATATGCCTGGCAGTGTTACAAAAGAAGCGGATTTGATTGTTACAGATCCTATTCAAGCAGGTGTAATGGCTGTTATGGCAGTTGCTAGTACTGCAGTTTTCGATGTAAAACGTTTAAAAGGAAATAATAAATTCTAG
- a CDS encoding energy-converting hydrogenase B subunit P has protein sequence MKFVIRPYHMMSLGGYIVEYDFPYRDIIIVNKTSEHIKFEIPVFDESWIEETRALGLEVIPVRKEDSYLNMYRKAHADLDAFKAKLD, from the coding sequence ATGAAATTTGTTATAAGGCCTTATCATATGATGAGTCTTGGAGGATATATTGTAGAATATGATTTTCCATATAGGGACATCATTATTGTAAACAAGACCTCTGAGCACATTAAATTCGAGATTCCGGTATTTGATGAGTCTTGGATTGAAGAAACCAGAGCATTAGGTCTTGAAGTTATTCCTGTTCGAAAGGAAGACAGTTATTTAAATATGTATAGAAAAGCTCATGCTGATTTAGATGCTTTTAAGGCAAAACTAGATTAA
- a CDS encoding respiratory chain complex I subunit 1 family protein codes for MSYEISLISILEVVLTLIIALFIGVLIPGIERKYVQARIQQRIGPPVTSPGLWASIKFLYKENIQPNSMAPGLYKAMPVLCFIVVLAIFLVLMPYNYQFMAFSSLIAIVGFLKVEEVAYVLMGSLSESVMSANLRFPDHIKGAARPDSLVSSIEDISSKRSLRMIVFGSFPLYLALFVPAALSKSIYLADIVAYQQANGPFLFTLAGIIGAVVFFVGYMIILNEYPFSYIKAKSDVIEGPYMELASKYRSFVYVTRGFLIFTLGLVFSVLFLGIPPVLFSWKFIAAVIVSLILPVIMASISAFSPIFTNKQLYPTILLVSAMGVLAIVIALF; via the coding sequence ATGTCTTATGAAATATCACTTATTTCAATTTTAGAAGTCGTTTTAACACTGATAATAGCCTTATTCATCGGTGTTTTGATTCCTGGAATTGAAAGAAAATATGTTCAGGCAAGAATTCAGCAAAGGATTGGACCTCCCGTTACAAGCCCTGGATTATGGGCATCTATAAAGTTCCTGTATAAGGAGAATATCCAGCCAAATTCAATGGCTCCAGGATTATATAAGGCAATGCCAGTTCTTTGTTTTATTGTAGTTTTAGCTATATTCTTAGTATTAATGCCATATAACTATCAATTTATGGCCTTTTCAAGTTTAATCGCAATTGTTGGATTTTTAAAGGTTGAAGAGGTTGCTTATGTTCTTATGGGTTCCTTATCTGAATCTGTGATGTCTGCTAATTTAAGGTTCCCTGATCATATAAAGGGGGCTGCAAGACCAGATTCATTGGTTTCATCCATTGAAGACATCAGTTCAAAAAGATCCTTAAGGATGATTGTATTTGGTTCATTCCCATTGTATTTGGCTTTATTTGTTCCGGCAGCATTAAGCAAAAGCATTTATTTAGCAGATATTGTTGCATACCAACAAGCCAATGGCCCATTCCTATTCACTTTGGCAGGTATAATCGGAGCAGTGGTGTTCTTTGTCGGATATATGATCATTTTGAATGAATATCCGTTTTCATATATTAAAGCAAAATCTGATGTTATTGAAGGACCGTATATGGAGCTTGCTTCCAAATATCGTTCATTTGTTTATGTGACTAGAGGATTTTTAATATTCACTTTAGGATTGGTATTTTCAGTATTGTTCTTGGGAATTCCTCCAGTTTTATTCTCTTGGAAGTTTATAGCAGCTGTTATTGTATCCTTGATATTGCCTGTTATAATGGCATCCATCAGTGCATTCTCTCCAATATTTACTAATAAACAGTTATATCCTACTATTTTATTAGTTTCTGCTATGGGAGTTTTAGCTATTGTGATTGCTTTATTCTAA
- a CDS encoding hydrogenase large subunit: MEEKKAKKQEIIETEIQMGTVHPAALEPYRVRFFVEDEIIKDAEITIGVNHRGIERVMEGLPVEKANMLTEKICGICSNSHTWNSVRTAEKGLGVEVPDRAVYIRVIVGELERLHSHLLYLGHGCETLAHETFSMRVFYIRETIMDLLAMIGGNRVQYGCSIIGGVRPRCELDDNRIQRILDGMDLVEKNVLDFANRFVKDSVVASRISGTGYIPQEQALKLAVSGPTLRATGVKRDLRTDMYEYDNFDYDIITQDTCDVQAQLLMRVFEIFEAIKIVRQAIRDLPEGKITDRSWEMIDTDLIESYIEVPRGTLYHSYAIEDGRVRHCIIRTPSMSNIGAMQYACIDNHITDGQLCIVQCDPCFTCSDRAIEVYDTNYNKLDKSILKSNIH, from the coding sequence ATGGAAGAAAAGAAAGCTAAAAAGCAGGAGATTATAGAAACAGAGATTCAAATGGGTACTGTTCACCCTGCTGCTTTAGAACCTTATAGGGTTAGATTTTTCGTAGAAGACGAAATCATAAAAGATGCTGAAATCACTATTGGAGTTAACCATAGGGGAATTGAGCGTGTCATGGAAGGTCTCCCTGTAGAAAAGGCTAATATGCTTACTGAAAAGATATGTGGAATCTGTTCCAATTCACATACATGGAATTCAGTGCGAACTGCTGAGAAGGGTCTTGGAGTTGAAGTTCCAGATAGAGCAGTTTATATAAGAGTGATTGTAGGTGAACTGGAACGTTTGCATAGTCATTTATTGTATTTAGGTCATGGTTGTGAAACATTGGCTCATGAAACCTTCTCTATGAGAGTGTTTTACATTAGAGAAACCATTATGGATCTTTTGGCAATGATTGGCGGAAACCGTGTTCAATATGGCTGTTCAATTATTGGTGGCGTAAGGCCAAGATGTGAATTGGATGACAATAGAATCCAAAGAATATTGGACGGCATGGACCTTGTGGAAAAGAACGTTCTAGACTTTGCAAATAGGTTTGTAAAGGACAGCGTTGTAGCATCAAGGATTTCTGGAACAGGATATATTCCACAGGAACAGGCTCTTAAACTAGCGGTAAGCGGCCCTACTTTACGTGCTACAGGTGTTAAAAGAGATTTAAGAACAGATATGTATGAATATGATAACTTTGATTATGATATAATCACCCAAGATACCTGTGATGTACAGGCACAGCTTCTTATGAGAGTGTTTGAGATATTTGAAGCAATAAAAATCGTTCGTCAGGCCATCAGGGATTTGCCTGAAGGCAAAATCACAGACAGGTCTTGGGAAATGATTGATACAGACCTTATTGAAAGCTATATAGAGGTTCCAAGAGGAACATTGTATCACTCCTATGCCATTGAGGACGGAAGGGTTCGCCATTGCATTATAAGAACTCCTTCAATGAGTAATATTGGAGCAATGCAGTATGCTTGTATTGACAATCATATAACTGACGGTCAGTTATGTATCGTTCAGTGCGATCCATGTTTCACTTGCTCTGATAGGGCAATAGAGGTTTATGATACAAATTATAATAAATTAGACAAGTCTATATTGAAGTCTAATATTCATTAA
- a CDS encoding NADH-quinone oxidoreductase subunit B family protein — translation MSLKTLSRSKAIHIMLVYTGGCNGCDIEIVNAVLSPKFDMEQYGVFLTWNPREADILVVTGPVTYDNRKPLEDIYNAIPNPKLVVAAGSCALMGGVYKNCHGDIPSEEIEGPVENVIPVDAKVPGCAVRPQDVLAGVVAALPHLLNAD, via the coding sequence ATGAGTCTTAAAACACTTTCAAGATCAAAAGCCATTCATATCATGTTAGTTTATACAGGAGGATGCAATGGTTGTGATATTGAAATCGTAAATGCTGTTTTATCTCCTAAATTTGATATGGAACAATATGGTGTATTCTTAACTTGGAATCCACGTGAAGCAGATATTCTAGTCGTTACAGGTCCTGTAACCTATGACAACAGAAAGCCATTGGAAGACATCTACAATGCAATTCCAAATCCAAAGCTTGTTGTTGCAGCAGGTTCCTGCGCATTGATGGGTGGTGTCTATAAGAACTGTCATGGAGACATTCCTTCTGAAGAGATTGAAGGACCAGTTGAGAATGTTATTCCAGTGGATGCTAAGGTTCCAGGTTGTGCTGTAAGACCTCAAGATGTTTTAGCAGGTGTAGTTGCAGCCTTGCCACATTTATTAAATGCGGATTAA
- a CDS encoding 4Fe-4S binding protein — translation MKDVIKIMLNGTYTNFKRILFASDRVTDMELRNAILTGTVEPDKKVDEQACIGCGGCANVCPTGAVTMKPLQTPVKIKEGWVKTEVPELDPFKCVVCYWCHDFCPIYSFFEEAGTIHPGNVGEINIDTAELLSEPIKISQEKISFIAQYLSDKSLLSENIVSDADEIENVGAGLERVSKIKDIQDNINEKYEKDAKRSSALADDSNESSSESDESSKNEGGE, via the coding sequence ATGAAAGATGTAATAAAAATTATGCTTAATGGAACTTATACAAATTTTAAAAGAATCCTCTTTGCATCTGACAGGGTAACTGATATGGAACTCCGTAATGCTATCCTTACTGGAACAGTTGAACCTGATAAGAAGGTTGATGAGCAGGCTTGCATTGGCTGTGGAGGTTGTGCCAATGTCTGTCCGACTGGCGCAGTTACAATGAAGCCTTTGCAGACTCCTGTAAAGATTAAGGAAGGTTGGGTAAAGACAGAAGTTCCAGAGCTAGATCCTTTTAAATGTGTTGTATGCTATTGGTGTCATGATTTCTGTCCGATATATTCATTCTTTGAAGAGGCAGGAACCATTCACCCTGGAAATGTAGGTGAGATAAATATAGACACAGCTGAACTGCTTAGCGAACCTATTAAGATCTCTCAAGAAAAGATATCATTCATTGCCCAATATCTCTCTGACAAGTCATTGTTGTCTGAAAACATCGTATCAGATGCAGATGAGATTGAGAATGTGGGAGCAGGCTTAGAAAGAGTTTCCAAGATAAAGGACATACAGGATAATATTAATGAGAAGTATGAAAAGGATGCTAAAAGAAGTTCTGCTTTAGCTGATGATTCAAACGAGAGTTCTAGCGAATCAGATGAAAGTTCTAAAAATGAGGGAGGTGAATAA
- a CDS encoding 4Fe-4S binding protein, producing MYLTTNKCDGQGDCIRNCPTEAIRFVDNKAFSCMCCGACFEACPNHAIFKNKYGGYVVDRAKCNGCGVCQFTCPIESIHIDNGIVKGICSRCGVCEDVCSRNARTDTDNLVLDKQKVLLNSMKMVANTVGYRAGVKKIENMKLPVKSDKSADRVCVSTDMEKCVKCGRCAYYCPTRAIEVIIQDEGFCVGCKICEDLCPTGALKDGQYDKNLCTLCLACVENCINDALKVKDFKIVRNIKDSSMDNPLCSNTKGTIVSCLNCGLCREKFDSPALIKKENALRYDPSQDKDSEENNEKRLEAIYNCPVSTLSENEDNKLFGYCVSCGKCTQVCNEQARSFQTISWDGEVSDDCISCGICAELCPKEAISLKRGTINVDLDKCIMCETCGIHCPTDAIPKTTSTKYKISGGFNYIDENLCVKCGLCKDICGEEAIYTVDISNEDVNLGTKNKNLRFVVDDDKCIYCGACMNICPSKSFIFEREFNRVN from the coding sequence ATGTATTTAACAACTAATAAGTGTGATGGACAAGGAGATTGTATAAGAAATTGTCCTACTGAAGCAATACGCTTTGTAGATAATAAAGCCTTTAGCTGTATGTGTTGTGGTGCTTGCTTCGAAGCTTGTCCGAATCATGCCATATTTAAAAATAAATACGGAGGATATGTTGTAGATAGGGCAAAATGTAATGGCTGTGGTGTTTGTCAATTCACATGTCCTATAGAAAGCATTCATATTGATAACGGAATCGTTAAAGGAATCTGTTCACGTTGTGGAGTTTGTGAAGACGTCTGCAGTAGAAATGCAAGGACAGATACTGATAATCTGGTTCTTGACAAGCAAAAAGTCTTGCTTAACTCCATGAAGATGGTTGCAAACACTGTCGGATATCGTGCAGGGGTAAAGAAGATTGAAAATATGAAGCTTCCTGTAAAGTCTGATAAGTCTGCAGATAGGGTTTGCGTAAGCACAGACATGGAAAAATGTGTGAAATGTGGTAGATGCGCATATTACTGCCCGACCCGTGCCATAGAGGTCATAATTCAAGATGAGGGATTCTGTGTTGGATGCAAGATATGTGAAGACCTTTGTCCAACTGGCGCCTTAAAGGATGGCCAATATGATAAAAACCTCTGTACATTATGTTTGGCTTGTGTTGAAAACTGCATAAATGATGCATTAAAGGTTAAGGACTTTAAGATTGTTCGAAACATAAAAGACAGCTCTATGGACAATCCTTTATGTTCAAACACTAAAGGAACCATTGTCAGTTGCCTCAATTGCGGCTTATGTAGGGAAAAGTTCGACAGTCCTGCATTGATTAAAAAGGAAAATGCTTTAAGATATGACCCTTCACAAGATAAGGACAGTGAAGAGAATAATGAGAAACGTCTTGAAGCGATTTACAACTGTCCTGTTTCAACATTAAGCGAAAATGAGGATAATAAGCTCTTCGGATACTGTGTATCCTGCGGCAAATGTACCCAAGTATGTAATGAACAAGCCAGAAGCTTCCAAACCATCTCTTGGGATGGGGAAGTCAGTGACGATTGTATTTCCTGTGGAATCTGTGCTGAGCTATGTCCAAAAGAGGCAATCAGCCTTAAAAGAGGAACAATCAATGTTGATTTAGATAAGTGTATTATGTGTGAGACCTGTGGAATTCACTGTCCAACTGATGCAATACCTAAGACAACTAGCACAAAATATAAGATTTCCGGCGGATTCAATTACATTGACGAGAACTTATGTGTAAAATGCGGCTTATGTAAGGACATTTGTGGCGAAGAGGCTATCTATACAGTTGACATATCAAATGAAGATGTAAATCTTGGAACTAAGAATAAAAATCTGAGATTTGTTGTAGATGATGATAAGTGTATTTATTGTGGGGCTTGCATGAATATCTGCCCATCTAAATCATTTATTTTCGAAAGAGAGTTTAATAGGGTGAATTAG
- a CDS encoding MnhB domain-containing protein encodes MAEDKDLKTTKKSPNWNKDESSPILKIMVLPISFIIASLGIMVILGGHITPGGGFQGGAMIAGAIILSVVVYTVNGSPLKLSHRFISLLESVGALAYVLLGLAGLALTGSFLYNVGGNLYGLVPQAIAAIFKYPDLTNAGMVPYLNIAVGLKVLVGLSAIVIAFSQFKKLAEEE; translated from the coding sequence ATGGCTGAAGATAAAGATTTAAAAACCACAAAGAAATCTCCAAATTGGAATAAGGATGAAAGCAGTCCTATATTAAAAATCATGGTCTTGCCTATTTCATTCATTATAGCTTCTTTAGGAATCATGGTTATTTTAGGAGGACATATAACTCCAGGAGGCGGTTTCCAAGGTGGAGCCATGATTGCAGGAGCAATCATATTGTCTGTTGTTGTTTATACTGTAAATGGAAGTCCATTAAAATTATCTCATAGATTCATTAGCCTTTTGGAATCTGTCGGAGCTTTAGCTTATGTCTTGCTTGGTTTGGCAGGACTTGCATTGACAGGCTCATTCTTATATAATGTAGGAGGAAACCTTTATGGGCTTGTTCCACAGGCTATTGCAGCAATATTCAAATATCCTGATTTAACAAATGCTGGAATGGTCCCTTATTTAAATATAGCAGTCGGACTAAAGGTACTTGTAGGTTTAAGTGCAATTGTAATTGCCTTTTCCCAATTTAAAAAATTAGCGGAGGAAGAATAA
- the ehbF gene encoding energy conserving hydrogenase EhbF, with protein sequence MNYLIPLMVVIPILAALIVNILGGKDKTVKAFSIIVGLAIPIIAILAAIGVQYFGGHDPGLLANSLPSNLVGTLVASYNTGIVYIFDNIERIFIFLMGIVAFLSIFTYFTEKKEVSGPYLYLIFMGLASVIALLLSNDIFNMYVFFEITALTQVGIIVASSTEDNYEIALKYLILGSIGGPMLLLGVGFVLGTIGSVNITDIIYAISNNFVDPYSPGLVIGFALILFGWLYSAGLPPFHTIKSAVYSKARPNGSAILQGFSVLCMLAFGIAMYKIFAYIPGFNTAIIVFAILAMVLSIAMSAMEVDFRRMIAFLAVGELGFIALGFGIGTQMSIAAALFQAANEIVITAMLFIGFGSIYYLTNTSDTRKLGGLIGVDSLMGVMILLGGCALAGVPPFNGFVSKLMLVQAALEAGYTELAILAVIVSVVIFFTFVKAFHSVFLEPKPKDLKFVNEKIPRVTVFSVAVLLIICLALGLFPNIVTDVFIPFAGGLI encoded by the coding sequence ATGAATTACTTGATTCCATTAATGGTCGTTATTCCAATATTGGCTGCTTTAATTGTTAACATATTAGGCGGAAAGGACAAGACAGTGAAGGCTTTCTCCATTATTGTAGGACTTGCAATTCCTATAATTGCAATTCTTGCCGCCATTGGGGTTCAATACTTCGGAGGCCACGATCCAGGTCTTCTTGCAAATTCATTGCCTTCTAATCTAGTTGGAACCCTTGTTGCAAGCTATAATACAGGTATCGTTTATATTTTTGACAATATAGAAAGAATATTCATATTCCTAATGGGTATCGTCGCATTCCTTTCAATATTTACCTACTTTACAGAGAAGAAGGAAGTCTCAGGGCCTTACCTTTACCTTATCTTTATGGGCCTTGCCTCTGTAATTGCATTGCTTCTATCTAACGATATCTTCAATATGTATGTATTCTTTGAGATAACCGCTTTGACTCAAGTGGGTATTATTGTAGCCTCAAGCACAGAGGACAATTATGAAATCGCATTGAAATACCTGATTTTAGGTTCAATCGGCGGACCGATGCTTTTATTAGGTGTTGGATTTGTTCTTGGAACAATAGGTTCAGTGAATATTACAGACATTATATATGCAATCAGCAATAACTTTGTAGATCCTTACTCTCCAGGACTTGTAATCGGATTTGCCTTAATATTGTTCGGATGGCTATATTCAGCAGGATTGCCACCGTTCCACACTATAAAATCAGCGGTATACAGTAAGGCAAGACCTAACGGTTCAGCAATACTTCAAGGATTTTCAGTATTGTGCATGCTTGCATTTGGAATTGCTATGTATAAGATATTTGCTTATATTCCAGGATTCAATACAGCCATAATTGTATTTGCCATTCTTGCAATGGTTTTAAGCATTGCAATGTCTGCAATGGAGGTAGACTTTAGAAGAATGATAGCATTTTTAGCTGTAGGTGAATTAGGATTTATCGCTTTAGGTTTTGGTATTGGAACTCAAATGTCCATTGCAGCTGCATTGTTCCAGGCAGCAAATGAAATAGTCATTACTGCAATGCTATTTATTGGATTCGGTTCAATCTATTATCTTACAAATACTTCAGATACCCGCAAGCTAGGAGGATTGATTGGAGTTGACTCACTTATGGGAGTTATGATTTTGCTTGGCGGATGCGCATTGGCAGGTGTTCCACCATTCAATGGATTTGTAAGCAAGCTGATGCTTGTTCAGGCCGCTTTAGAGGCAGGATATACAGAGCTTGCAATCCTTGCAGTTATTGTAAGTGTGGTTATCTTCTTTACATTTGTCAAGGCATTCCATAGCGTATTCCTAGAGCCTAAGCCAAAGGACTTGAAGTTTGTAAATGAGAAGATTCCAAGGGTCACAGTATTTTCAGTGGCTGTTTTGCTTATAATCTGTTTGGCTTTAGGTCTTTTCCCGAATATTGTCACTGATGTATTTATTCCATTTGCAGGAGGATTGATCTAA
- a CDS encoding cation:proton antiporter subunit C, with the protein MMDIQLASLFASGALIIIGLIAAIFIDNIIKKIIGIAFIEEGVNLFLICLGYKAGGVVPIFLPGMTADWFAQNSAYPLPQALVLTSIVIGASTLAVMLALAMVLYRKHGTLSAKEILGDEK; encoded by the coding sequence ATTATGGATATTCAATTAGCTTCCCTATTTGCTTCAGGCGCTCTTATTATTATAGGATTGATTGCAGCAATCTTCATTGACAATATCATAAAGAAGATAATAGGTATTGCATTTATCGAAGAGGGCGTAAATCTATTCCTTATCTGCCTTGGATACAAGGCTGGAGGGGTTGTGCCAATTTTCTTACCTGGCATGACTGCAGACTGGTTTGCACAGAATTCCGCTTATCCATTGCCACAGGCATTGGTTCTTACAAGCATTGTAATCGGTGCAAGCACATTAGCTGTAATGCTGGCTTTAGCAATGGTCTTATACAGAAAGCATGGAACATTAAGCGCAAAGGAAATATTGGGGGATGAAAAATGA
- a CDS encoding DUF4040 domain-containing protein translates to MIEYIIIIVAVISAIIALLQEDLLKSAILVGISGFFIAVLFHLLLAPDVALTQAIVEGAIVPVFIALAVYKTKGGA, encoded by the coding sequence ATGATTGAATATATTATAATTATTGTTGCGGTTATAAGTGCCATCATCGCACTTTTACAGGAAGACTTGCTAAAATCAGCCATTCTAGTTGGAATATCTGGTTTCTTCATTGCAGTGCTATTCCACTTATTGCTTGCTCCGGATGTGGCTTTGACTCAAGCCATTGTAGAGGGAGCTATCGTGCCAGTATTTATCGCTTTGGCTGTTTATAAAACAAAAGGAGGGGCTTAA
- a CDS encoding energy-converting hydrogenase B subunit C EhbC produces MALGLEGMNLITIIQSILLIISALIIIIAAIGILRMDKDMPNVVYARIHILGMIDVAGIIAFIGLGQPLFALIYIFLAPLLAHALANAYFHAEDDLNNPVLNPNLLNEESDESELEESVDVAEQDGEEPEESVDVAEQDGEDSDSEETSENVEEDSDSEEEASNEDVDNKTTEEDVENLNNSEGDDND; encoded by the coding sequence ATGGCTTTAGGTCTAGAGGGTATGAACTTAATAACTATTATCCAATCAATTTTATTAATTATTTCTGCACTTATAATTATAATTGCAGCTATTGGGATTTTAAGAATGGATAAAGACATGCCTAATGTTGTATATGCAAGGATTCATATTCTGGGAATGATAGATGTAGCTGGAATAATAGCATTTATTGGATTAGGTCAGCCTTTATTTGCTCTTATCTATATATTCTTGGCTCCGCTACTTGCTCATGCATTAGCTAATGCTTATTTCCATGCAGAAGATGATTTAAATAATCCTGTTCTTAATCCTAATTTATTAAATGAAGAATCTGATGAATCTGAATTGGAAGAATCTGTTGATGTGGCAGAACAAGATGGTGAAGAACCTGAAGAATCTGTTGATGTGGCAGAACAAGATGGTGAAGATTCCGATTCCGAAGAAACTTCAGAAAATGTAGAAGAAGATTCTGATTCTGAAGAAGAAGCTTCTAATGAAGATGTGGATAATAAAACTACTGAAGAAGATGTCGAGAACTTAAATAATAGTGAGGGTGACGACAATGATTGA
- a CDS encoding monovalent cation/H+ antiporter complex subunit F produces MELLLISECFLIIALVVFLFASMRIITYKTVSMGLIGTSSLTLAITLILICVGMMWGIEFFKDIALVLLLLGIVGTIAYATFLRRA; encoded by the coding sequence ATGGAACTTTTATTGATTTCAGAGTGTTTTTTAATAATTGCATTGGTTGTTTTCTTATTTGCATCTATGAGAATCATTACTTACAAAACTGTCTCTATGGGGCTTATAGGTACTTCTTCATTAACTTTAGCAATTACCTTGATTCTAATCTGCGTCGGTATGATGTGGGGCATAGAATTCTTTAAGGACATTGCTTTGGTTTTACTTTTATTAGGAATTGTTGGAACAATAGCTTATGCAACATTTTTAAGGAGGGCTTAA
- a CDS encoding monovalent cation/H+ antiporter subunit E: protein MFLSRIYYAIAYLVVLILEIIKATIDMAGRIFKGDQYDPIVIDIDTELKRPISQTILANSITLTPGTLSVDLDSESQVIKVAVIAPRDVKDIIPFEPYIKGMLE, encoded by the coding sequence ATGTTTTTATCTAGAATTTATTATGCAATTGCTTATTTGGTAGTGCTTATTTTGGAGATTATCAAAGCTACTATAGATATGGCTGGTAGGATATTTAAAGGAGACCAGTATGATCCTATTGTCATTGATATTGATACCGAATTAAAAAGGCCAATATCTCAAACTATCTTAGCAAACAGCATTACCTTAACTCCAGGGACTTTATCTGTTGATTTAGATTCAGAAAGTCAAGTGATTAAGGTTGCAGTTATTGCTCCAAGAGACGTAAAGGATATCATTCCTTTTGAGCCTTATATAAAGGGGATGTTAGAATAG